The DNA region GAACTTTAAAGGTAGTGGGTAGTGATGTAGTATTCAGTATTGAGAAGTTAGCTTTTGAGAAATTCTTTAAGTATAAAAAAGCGACCAACACTCTTTTGAGTATTGGTCGCTTTCATTTTAAATTTTGTTTCAATTACTCCGTATATGCCCCGGAAGAATACGTCAACTCATAACTGTGCGAATAGATTTCAAAAACAATTCCGAAAGAGTCTTCCACATAACACATTCTATAGGGCTTTTCATTGGGGTAATAAGACCTTATGGGCATACGCTGCTTTCCACCATGCGCTACAATTTTATCAACCAAATCTTCAATGTTTGGGTCTTGTATGCAAAAATGGAATAGTCCCGTATTGAACGGATTAAAATCTGGTGCCTCTTTAACCCCCTGTGGAAATGAAAATAATTCAATTCCAACACCATCGGAAGTGGACATGTGGGCAATTTCAAATTCTTCCCAGTCTTCACCAAAAACATCAATACACATCTGGCCAATGGCTGTTTCTTTTTCTTTTTTAACTTTTGATGGAGCCATTATCACATACCACCCCATTACTTCAGAATAAAATGTAACGGCTTCTTCTAATTTGGGAACCGTAATACCAATATGTGAAAATGATTTTGGATACTCTTTATTTGTGTTCATATTTTTAGTTTTACACTACAAAATAAACCTATATTTGACTTATAGACAATAACTTACCCAAAAGTGACATAGTTACCAAAAAGAGTAAATTGCTAATTACCAACAGTTTGTATCTAAAATGAATAATAAAAATTACTGCCCTTTAAATCACACCATGAATTTAATCGGTACCAAGTGGAAACCAATTGTTCTTTTTCATCTCCTTGATGGGCCATTACGTTCTGGCGTATTACAGAAGAAAATTCCAGGAATATCAAATAAAATGTTTACTCAAACTGTACGTGAACTAGAAAAAGACGGACTGGTCATGAGAGAGGTATTTCCCGTGGTTCCTCCAAAAGTTGAATACGGTTTAACAGAAAAAGGAAAATCACTCAAAGACATCTTAGAAAGTCTGGATAAATGGGGCGCTGACAATAGTAAACCGGCATTAAATTAAGTATCCTTTTCACTACCCACAATTCCTATTACAAGGAAAAATTCATTTTTTTTGAAAATAATTCGTTTTTGGTGCAACTTTTCGTGCCTTAGGTTGTCTATTAGGTAATCAATCAAAAAATGAACAGTGATGAAATCATTAAAAACGAGTCTTCTTGTATTATGTTTGGGAGCAACTTTCTTTGGTTCTGCCCAAAATGAAACAGAAGAATACTTGGAATTTAACGACCGTAACAACGTCGTTCACGGGGTATATCTTGGCCTTACTATGGGTGTTGGCGAAATTGATGATCAAAATGCATTCATGGGCGGGCTTAAAGTTGCCTATGTAGCCAATCGCCAATTTGAAATAGGCTTTGCGGGCAATTTTCTATACTCGGAACAAGATATTTATAACAACAGTCTAGCGCGTTACGAAGACTTAATAGGTGCTTACGGTGGTTTACATCTAGAGCCTATATTTTTTAGTAAAAAACGTGTCAACCTTTCTTTTCCCCTTTTACTAGGTGCCGGTGGTGTGGGGTATATAGATAATCGTTTTCATGATGATGAGAGGTACGAAGAAGAACTTACAGAAGATGATTTTGATGTAGTTTTTGTAGCAGAACCCGGAATCAGTGCTCTTTTTAATATATCACGCTATCTGCAATTAGAAGCTGGTGTAAAATATCGTTTTTCCAGTAGAATTCAACTTCCCCCAACGCGCACTACACGCATTAATGGCTTCTCAGCCGGAATAGGAGTTAAAGTAGGCATCTTTAATATGGGCCGTAACCGTTATAAAAAGAACATACAATGACAAAAATCAAAAGACAGTGTGCATTCTGCCATGACGTAATTGAGACACAACATGTATTCAGCGAAAATAATCAAGTGTACCTTAAAAACGACTCCAAC from Zobellia alginiliquefaciens includes:
- a CDS encoding VOC family protein, with the translated sequence MNTNKEYPKSFSHIGITVPKLEEAVTFYSEVMGWYVIMAPSKVKKEKETAIGQMCIDVFGEDWEEFEIAHMSTSDGVGIELFSFPQGVKEAPDFNPFNTGLFHFCIQDPNIEDLVDKIVAHGGKQRMPIRSYYPNEKPYRMCYVEDSFGIVFEIYSHSYELTYSSGAYTE
- a CDS encoding winged helix-turn-helix transcriptional regulator, giving the protein MNNKNYCPLNHTMNLIGTKWKPIVLFHLLDGPLRSGVLQKKIPGISNKMFTQTVRELEKDGLVMREVFPVVPPKVEYGLTEKGKSLKDILESLDKWGADNSKPALN